In Halobaculum rubrum, the following are encoded in one genomic region:
- a CDS encoding 5-methylcytosine restriction system specificity protein McrC, giving the protein MSGLQSYKIEFPPGASRPLVENCSDDRNQLSSEFNPSILPDDYQDYLTLELSSSGEYRANTGPYVGILSCKDGSYLPIRPKTEVGNMTYFLRESGRIAQDLDTPFDEDVPYQTVTDNLIGMRELYVQHFLNQLDKLKRDGLLKQSIVTSIESSRVEGRINVNRYSKNILSGKPNKIPQSVKSQSIDNIPNMFLKLALRYLMNMRLIGIDRREIADRLDYFRPVSEFDRSAKIDEIKAQIREVIAENELPPSRSYYYPPLDSALLILDQSGITVDKIVDSKAQSFMFNMQSAFEDYIRRTVRRLLKPKGYDVYNGVSQAHRLDLYDSQSYSRLPLEPDILVADGMNNIGVIDVKYKDELSSSDHYQIWTYKQQYDVELAAFVSIPKNPSQRLDVEKYNRNGSGNQISNFRFWLGDFSASENSLSEFLSNSEAVGP; this is encoded by the coding sequence ATGAGTGGACTACAAAGCTACAAGATAGAATTCCCCCCTGGGGCCTCACGTCCATTAGTAGAAAACTGCTCAGACGATAGAAATCAGCTGTCAAGTGAATTCAACCCGTCAATATTACCTGACGACTATCAAGACTACCTTACATTAGAACTTAGCTCATCTGGGGAATACAGGGCCAATACCGGACCATACGTGGGAATACTGTCGTGCAAGGATGGGTCATACCTCCCAATAAGACCAAAAACAGAGGTGGGGAACATGACATATTTCCTTCGCGAAAGCGGCAGAATTGCCCAAGATCTTGACACACCATTCGACGAAGATGTTCCCTATCAGACAGTGACAGACAACCTGATAGGAATGCGTGAATTGTATGTTCAACATTTTCTAAATCAACTGGACAAACTCAAGCGAGATGGTCTACTTAAGCAATCTATAGTAACAAGCATTGAATCTAGCCGAGTAGAGGGACGAATAAATGTGAACAGATACAGCAAGAATATTCTCTCGGGGAAACCCAATAAAATACCTCAGTCCGTCAAAAGCCAAAGTATTGATAATATTCCAAATATGTTCCTGAAGCTTGCACTCAGATACCTAATGAATATGAGGCTCATAGGGATTGATCGAAGAGAAATTGCAGATAGACTGGATTATTTTCGTCCCGTATCAGAGTTCGATAGATCGGCGAAAATAGACGAGATCAAAGCTCAGATTCGAGAAGTAATTGCAGAGAACGAACTCCCGCCGTCCCGGTCATATTATTATCCCCCTCTTGATTCTGCTTTACTCATCCTTGACCAGAGCGGGATAACAGTTGATAAAATCGTGGATAGCAAGGCCCAGAGTTTTATGTTTAATATGCAAAGTGCATTTGAAGACTACATACGTAGAACTGTTCGGCGCCTTCTCAAGCCAAAAGGCTACGATGTTTACAACGGTGTCAGCCAGGCACATAGATTAGACCTATATGATTCTCAAAGTTACAGCCGTTTACCTCTAGAACCAGATATTTTGGTAGCTGACGGAATGAACAATATCGGCGTGATCGACGTTAAGTACAAAGATGAATTATCAAGCTCCGACCATTATCAGATTTGGACTTACAAGCAACAATACGATGTAGAATTAGCAGCGTTCGTGTCTATACCAAAGAATCCCTCACAGAGACTCGACGTAGAAAAATACAATCGTAATGGGTCTGGCAATCAGATCTCGAATTTCCGCTTCTGGTTGGGAGACTTTAGTGCGTCTGAAAACTCTCTTTCTGAATTTTTGAGCAACTCCGAAGCAGTAGGCCCGTAG
- a CDS encoding Cdc6/Cdc18 family protein, producing MARGVTASVPRVLELDRVPERMPHRDATLGQLANALDPLRSDRPAYPICLSGPTGAGKTAVSQFAVGELRRETAVNTAHVDCLRTRSRAAILQEALVDAGLKTRSSPKADAASSYLAQMEDADAPLVLTLDEAEHIEDEHLPHVLFEAEGVTPIFVVHEYERFAARLDAATASRLRTGPHIELSRYSQSELVDILQARVDAGDLSGITGGTLELIADTAAGNAREAISILREAYVEGKTRDERVTPALIADVREPAMESIRRYNVERLDTPHRLLKHMIDDAGEIRAGELADLFEAEYPDANGRDRRRYLNVLVRYGCIRKQGSGRGTRYLSIGATE from the coding sequence ATGGCACGCGGAGTGACCGCGTCGGTCCCGCGGGTCCTGGAACTCGACCGCGTCCCGGAACGGATGCCCCACAGGGACGCCACGCTCGGCCAGTTGGCGAACGCTCTCGACCCGCTCCGCTCGGACCGACCAGCGTACCCGATCTGTCTCTCCGGCCCGACCGGCGCCGGCAAGACGGCCGTCTCTCAGTTTGCCGTCGGAGAACTCCGCCGAGAGACGGCGGTGAACACTGCGCACGTCGACTGTCTCCGAACACGCTCGCGGGCCGCGATACTGCAAGAGGCGCTCGTCGATGCCGGACTCAAGACACGGTCGTCGCCGAAGGCGGACGCCGCATCGTCGTACCTCGCGCAGATGGAGGACGCCGACGCGCCGCTCGTCCTCACGCTCGACGAGGCGGAACACATCGAGGACGAGCACCTCCCGCACGTCCTCTTCGAGGCGGAGGGCGTGACGCCGATATTCGTCGTCCACGAGTACGAGCGGTTCGCGGCGCGCCTCGACGCCGCGACGGCGTCGCGGCTCCGCACCGGCCCGCATATCGAACTGAGCCGGTACAGTCAGTCGGAACTCGTTGACATCCTCCAGGCACGCGTCGACGCGGGCGACCTCTCCGGGATCACGGGCGGGACGCTGGAACTGATCGCGGACACCGCCGCCGGAAACGCGCGGGAGGCGATCTCGATCCTCCGGGAGGCCTACGTTGAGGGGAAGACCCGCGACGAACGGGTCACGCCGGCGTTGATCGCCGACGTTCGCGAACCAGCGATGGAGTCGATCCGGCGATACAACGTCGAGCGCCTGGACACGCCGCATCGACTACTGAAGCACATGATCGACGACGCGGGCGAGATCCGGGCCGGGGAGTTGGCAGACCTCTTCGAGGCGGAGTACCCGGACGCGAACGGTCGCGACCGTCGCCGGTATCTGAACGTCCTCGTTCGCTACGGGTGTATCCGGAAGCAGGGGAGTGGGCGGGGAACGCGGTATCTCTCAATTGGAGCCACTGAATAG
- a CDS encoding ArsR family transcriptional regulator has product MDFSILDALVDGRNVAANLHMTLDVSRPYVNSRLGQMADYGLVRRIGPNENAGLYEITERGRAALELRDEYEDADDFDAVIDAYLDDED; this is encoded by the coding sequence GTGGACTTCTCCATCTTGGACGCACTTGTCGACGGGCGGAACGTGGCCGCGAATCTCCACATGACACTTGATGTGTCGCGTCCTTACGTGAACAGTCGGCTCGGACAAATGGCGGACTACGGTCTCGTCCGCCGTATCGGACCCAACGAGAACGCCGGCCTCTACGAGATCACGGAGCGGGGCCGCGCCGCGCTGGAGCTGCGGGACGAGTACGAGGATGCGGACGACTTCGACGCGGTGATAGACGCCTACCTCGACGACGAGGACTGA
- a CDS encoding PadR family transcriptional regulator: MSVEVDVGDDRSTNWTDLTAFEGDVLYALARLEADEETSYGLAVKRVLQDLYNQEINHGRLYPALDDLAKHGLVEKSALDKRTNEYVLTDTGRELLRGRIDLLADAFAGGASA; this comes from the coding sequence ATGAGTGTCGAGGTGGACGTTGGCGATGACCGGAGCACGAACTGGACGGACCTCACCGCGTTCGAGGGGGATGTCCTCTACGCGCTCGCTCGCCTCGAAGCCGACGAGGAGACGTCCTACGGACTCGCGGTGAAGCGCGTCCTGCAGGACCTTTACAACCAAGAGATCAACCACGGCCGTCTCTACCCGGCACTGGACGACCTTGCAAAACACGGCCTCGTCGAGAAGTCCGCTCTTGACAAGCGAACCAACGAGTACGTCCTCACGGATACCGGGCGGGAGCTTCTCCGCGGCCGGATCGACTTGCTCGCCGACGCGTTCGCTGGGGGTGCGTCTGCGTGA